A stretch of the Argentina anserina chromosome 6, drPotAnse1.1, whole genome shotgun sequence genome encodes the following:
- the LOC126799716 gene encoding cytokinin dehydrogenase 1-like isoform X1, with amino-acid sequence MESLPCSFYKQNNVAYLKLCLIIFMGCLPGTTHLCSNRVLATSTTIPDRLEPFHIASPFQTLRLDGYLSFDNNHHTANDFGNIYHFQPSAVLYPQSVSDISSVIKLIYEMGSGSELTVAARGHGHSLQGQAQAHRGVVMNMESLKGYPEMQVHVGEQPYVDVSGGELWINILHETLKHGLAPKSWTDYLHLTVGGTLSNAGISGQAFRHGPQINNVHELEVVTGKGDIISCSRKQNADLFNAVLGGLGQFAIITKARISLQPAPKMVKWIRVLYSDFSLFSKDQELLISAANSFDYIEGFVIINRTGLLNNWRSSFNPKDPKPASQFNSNGKTLYCLEMAKYFNPEESHIADQITDILLSGLEYIPSTLFSSEVSFVNFLDRVHLSEMKLREKGLWEVPHPWINLMIPKSKIHEFSEEVFGNILKNNINGPILMYPVNKTKWNNMTSLVTPDEDVFYLVAFLSSVVPSSTGSDHLDNILTLNKRILKYSTTANLGIKQYLPHYRTQEEWRAHFGSQWKVFIQRKASYDPLAILAPGQRIFKKAVPMV; translated from the exons ATGGAGTCACTTCCATGCAGCTTCTACAAACAGAACAACGTTGCCTACCTCAAACTTTGCTTGATTATATTCATGGGATGTCTACCAGGGACAACTCACCTCTGTTCCAACCGAGTTCTGGCCACCTCAACAACTATTCCGGACCGCTTAGAACCCTTCCATATTGCTTCACCCTTTCAAACACTAAGGCTTGATGGTTACTTGAGTTTTGACAACAACCATCACACAGCAAATGACTTTGGCAACATATATCATTTCCAACCATCAGCAGTACTATATCCACAATCTGTTTCTGATATCTCCTCTGTGATAAAGCTTATATATGAAATGGGTTCTGGTTCTGAGCTTACTGTTGCTGCTAGAGGGCACGGCCACTCCCTTCAAGGCCAAGCTCAAGCTCATCGAGGCGTAGTCATGAACATGGAATCACTGAAGGGATATCCAGAGATGCAGGTTCATGTTGGAGAGCAACCTTATGTGGATGTGTCGGGTGGCGAGTTATGGATAAATATTTTGCATGAGACTCTCAAACATGGACTGGCACCAAAATCTTGGACAGATTACCTTCACCTTACCGTCGGAGGGACTTTGTCAAATGCTGGAATCAGTGGTCAAGCATTCCGGCATGGACCCCAAATCAACAACGTCCATGAACTGGAGGTTGTCACAG GAAAAGGAGACATAATTTCCTGTTCCAGAAAGCAAAATGCTGACCTTTTTAACGCTGTTCTGGGAGGGCTGGGACAGTTTGCCATCATTACAAAGGCTAGAATTTCTCTTCAACCAGCACCAAAGATG GTTAAGTGGATCAGAGTGCTGTACTCAGACTTCTCATTGTTTTCAAAGGACCAAGAGCTTCTCATATCTGCTGCAAATTCATTCGACTACATTGAAGGATTTGTTATAATTAACAGAACAGGTCTTCTTAATAACTGGAGGTCGTCCTTCAATCCTAAAGATCCAAAACCGGCGAGCCAATTCAACTCAAATGGAAAAACACTCTACTGCCTAGAAATGGCCAAATACTTTAACCCAGAAGAATCTCATATCGCGGATCAG ATAACTGATATCTTACTGTCAGGACTGGAATACATCCCATCCACCCTCTTCTCTTCAGAAGTTTCCTTTGTAAACTTCCTTGACAGAGTGCATTTGTCTGAGATGAAACTACGAGAGAAAGGATTATGGGAGGTTCCTCACCCCTGGATAAACCTTATGATCCCTAAAAGCAAGATACATGAGTTTTCTGAAGAGGTCTTTGGCAACATTCTCAAAAACAATATCAATGGTCCTATCCTCATGTACCCAGTCAACAAAACAAA GTGGAACAACATGACATCTTTGGTTACCCCAGATGAAGATGTATTCTACCTAGTTGCATTCTTATCCTCTGTGGTGCCATCTTCAACAGGATCAGATCACCTTGATAATATCTTAACACTAAACAAAAGAATCTTAAAGTACTCTACTACAGCTAACTTGGGTATCAAGCAATATTTGCCCCATTACAGAACCCAAGAAGAGTGGCGAGCTCACTTTGGCTCTCAATGGAAAGTTTTCATACAGAGGAAGGCTTCTTATGACCCTTTGGCAATCCTTGCTCCTGGGCAGAGAATCTTTAAAAAGGCGGTTCCCATGGTATGA
- the LOC126799716 gene encoding cytokinin dehydrogenase 1-like isoform X2, producing the protein MGSPFYKQNNVAYLKLCLIIFMGCLPGTTHLCSNRVLATSTTIPDRLEPFHIASPFQTLRLDGYLSFDNNHHTANDFGNIYHFQPSAVLYPQSVSDISSVIKLIYEMGSGSELTVAARGHGHSLQGQAQAHRGVVMNMESLKGYPEMQVHVGEQPYVDVSGGELWINILHETLKHGLAPKSWTDYLHLTVGGTLSNAGISGQAFRHGPQINNVHELEVVTGKGDIISCSRKQNADLFNAVLGGLGQFAIITKARISLQPAPKMVKWIRVLYSDFSLFSKDQELLISAANSFDYIEGFVIINRTGLLNNWRSSFNPKDPKPASQFNSNGKTLYCLEMAKYFNPEESHIADQITDILLSGLEYIPSTLFSSEVSFVNFLDRVHLSEMKLREKGLWEVPHPWINLMIPKSKIHEFSEEVFGNILKNNINGPILMYPVNKTKWNNMTSLVTPDEDVFYLVAFLSSVVPSSTGSDHLDNILTLNKRILKYSTTANLGIKQYLPHYRTQEEWRAHFGSQWKVFIQRKASYDPLAILAPGQRIFKKAVPMV; encoded by the exons CTTCTACAAACAGAACAACGTTGCCTACCTCAAACTTTGCTTGATTATATTCATGGGATGTCTACCAGGGACAACTCACCTCTGTTCCAACCGAGTTCTGGCCACCTCAACAACTATTCCGGACCGCTTAGAACCCTTCCATATTGCTTCACCCTTTCAAACACTAAGGCTTGATGGTTACTTGAGTTTTGACAACAACCATCACACAGCAAATGACTTTGGCAACATATATCATTTCCAACCATCAGCAGTACTATATCCACAATCTGTTTCTGATATCTCCTCTGTGATAAAGCTTATATATGAAATGGGTTCTGGTTCTGAGCTTACTGTTGCTGCTAGAGGGCACGGCCACTCCCTTCAAGGCCAAGCTCAAGCTCATCGAGGCGTAGTCATGAACATGGAATCACTGAAGGGATATCCAGAGATGCAGGTTCATGTTGGAGAGCAACCTTATGTGGATGTGTCGGGTGGCGAGTTATGGATAAATATTTTGCATGAGACTCTCAAACATGGACTGGCACCAAAATCTTGGACAGATTACCTTCACCTTACCGTCGGAGGGACTTTGTCAAATGCTGGAATCAGTGGTCAAGCATTCCGGCATGGACCCCAAATCAACAACGTCCATGAACTGGAGGTTGTCACAG GAAAAGGAGACATAATTTCCTGTTCCAGAAAGCAAAATGCTGACCTTTTTAACGCTGTTCTGGGAGGGCTGGGACAGTTTGCCATCATTACAAAGGCTAGAATTTCTCTTCAACCAGCACCAAAGATG GTTAAGTGGATCAGAGTGCTGTACTCAGACTTCTCATTGTTTTCAAAGGACCAAGAGCTTCTCATATCTGCTGCAAATTCATTCGACTACATTGAAGGATTTGTTATAATTAACAGAACAGGTCTTCTTAATAACTGGAGGTCGTCCTTCAATCCTAAAGATCCAAAACCGGCGAGCCAATTCAACTCAAATGGAAAAACACTCTACTGCCTAGAAATGGCCAAATACTTTAACCCAGAAGAATCTCATATCGCGGATCAG ATAACTGATATCTTACTGTCAGGACTGGAATACATCCCATCCACCCTCTTCTCTTCAGAAGTTTCCTTTGTAAACTTCCTTGACAGAGTGCATTTGTCTGAGATGAAACTACGAGAGAAAGGATTATGGGAGGTTCCTCACCCCTGGATAAACCTTATGATCCCTAAAAGCAAGATACATGAGTTTTCTGAAGAGGTCTTTGGCAACATTCTCAAAAACAATATCAATGGTCCTATCCTCATGTACCCAGTCAACAAAACAAA GTGGAACAACATGACATCTTTGGTTACCCCAGATGAAGATGTATTCTACCTAGTTGCATTCTTATCCTCTGTGGTGCCATCTTCAACAGGATCAGATCACCTTGATAATATCTTAACACTAAACAAAAGAATCTTAAAGTACTCTACTACAGCTAACTTGGGTATCAAGCAATATTTGCCCCATTACAGAACCCAAGAAGAGTGGCGAGCTCACTTTGGCTCTCAATGGAAAGTTTTCATACAGAGGAAGGCTTCTTATGACCCTTTGGCAATCCTTGCTCCTGGGCAGAGAATCTTTAAAAAGGCGGTTCCCATGGTATGA